One segment of Carassius auratus strain Wakin chromosome 2, ASM336829v1, whole genome shotgun sequence DNA contains the following:
- the LOC113111341 gene encoding ras-related protein Rab-8A has translation MAKTYDYLFKLLLIGDSGVGKTCVLFRFSEDAFNSTFISTIGIDFKIRTIELDGKKIKLQIWDTAGQERFRTITTAYYRGAMGIMLVYDITNEKSFDNIKNWIRNIEEHASADVEKMILGNKCDINEKRQVSKDRGENLALEYSIKFMETSAKANINVENAFLTLARDIKAKMDTKLEGNNPQGSNHGVKITTEQQKKSSFFRCVLL, from the exons ATGGCGAAGACCTACGATTACTTGTTTAAACTGCTGTTAATCGGGGATTCTGGCGTCGGGAAGACCTGTGTGCTGTTCAGATTCTCGGAGGATGCCTTTAACTCGACGTTTATCTCGACGATAG GTATCGATTTCAAGATCAGGACAATAGAACTAGATGGCAAGAAGATAAAGTTACAGATTTG GGACACGGCAGGACAGGAGCGATTCCGAACGATCACAACGGCGTATTACAGAGGTGCAATG GGTATCATGCTGGTTTATGATATTACCAATGAGAAATCATTTGACAACATCAAAAACTGGATTCGAAACATAGAGGAG catgCATCAGCGGACGTAGAAAAAATGATTTTGGGCAACAAATGTGACATTAATGAGAAGAGGCAGGTGTCAAAAGACAGAGGCGAGAAT CTGGCGTTAGAGTACAGCATCAAGTTCATGGAGACGAGTGCGAAGGCAAATATCAACGTTGAGAAC GCGTTCTTAACACTCGCCAGAGACATAAAAGCAAAGATGGACACGAAATTG GAGGGGAACAATCCTCAGGGCAGCAACCATGGAGTGAAAATAACCACTGAACAGCAGAAAAAGAGCAGCTTCTTCCGCTGTGTGCTACTGTGA
- the LOC113110345 gene encoding bone morphogenetic protein 2-like: MLRAVIWICVMGLCICRPSVNQLDTEGAEVRSEAIRRLLEVFGMEDPPAALARGHKQPPQYMLDLYNTIADVDGVTKDPTLLEGNTVRSFFDKLHSDQIEFLFNLSTVAKSEKILTAELHLFKLRPQASLTFNRHHFCQVSVYQVLDSSKKNVSQGKKLLSSRLVPIHSSGWEVFTITQAARSWMSDEGSHLGLLVSVRTLAGLQMDLKTVRFASGRNHHQSKQPMLVLFTDDGRRAASLEITPKGSDDSPVGPSLPFPSLPLSAAARRSARSLDYDESGEKMPCQRLPLYVDFEEIGWSGWIVSPRGYNAYHCKGSCPFPLGQNMRPTNHATVQSIINALKLTKGIQTPCCVPDKLFSINLLYFDDDENVVLKQYDDMVAGSCGCH; the protein is encoded by the exons ATGTTGCGCGCAGTGATCTGGATCTGTGTGATGGGGCTCTGCATCTGTAGACCGTCTGTGAATCAGCTGGACACTGAGGGTGCAGAAGTGCGCTCGGAGGCCATCAGGAGGCTCCTGGAGGTGTTTGGGATGGAGGATCCTCCTGCTGCTCTGGCTCGGGGACACAAACAGCCTCCTCAATACATGCTGGACCTGTACAACACCATCGCGGATGTGGACGGAGTCACCAAAGACCCGACGCTCCTGGAGGGAAACACCGTCCGGAGTTTCTTCGATAAAC TGCATAGTGACCAAATCGAGTTCCTCTTCAACCTGTCCACGGTGGCCAAGAGTGAGAAGATCCTCACGGCCGAGCTTCATCTGTTCAAGCTCAGACCTCAAGCGTCGCTCACCTTCAACAGACATCACTTCTGTCAG GTCAGTGTCTATCAGGTTCTCGATAGCAGCAAGAAGAACGTCTCACAAGGGAAGAAGCTGCTCTCGTCCAGACTGGTGCCCATCCACTCCAGCGGATGGGAGGTGTTCACCATCACTCAAGCT GCGCGCTCCTGGATGTCAGATGAGGGCAGTCATCTGGGGCTCCTGGTCTCAGTCAGGACTTTAGCAGGTCTTCAGATGGACCTGAAAACCGTGCGTTTCGCATCGGGTCGAAACCACCATCAGAGTAAACAGCCCATGCTGGTCCTCTTCACCGACGACGGCAGACGGGCCGCTTCTCTGGAGATCACGCCTAAAG GTTCAGATGATTCTCCTGTTGGCCCAAGTCTCCCGTTTCCCAGCCTCCCTCTCTCAGCTGCGGCTCGTCGCAGCGCTCGCTCCTTAGACTATGATGAGAGCGGGGAGAAGATGCCGTGTCAGCGTCTGCCGCTCTATGTGGACTTCGAGGAGATCGGCTGGTCCGGCTGGATCGTGTCTCCTCGCGGATACAACGCTTACCACTGCAAAGGCTCCTGTCCGTTTCCTCTGGGTCAGAACATGAGGCCCACCAACCACGCCACGGTCCAGTCCATCATCAACGCCCTCAAACTGACCAAAGGCATCCAGACGCCCTGCTGCGTGCCGGACAAGCTCTTCAGCATTAACCTGCTGTACTTTGACGACGATGAGAACGTGGTTCTGAAGCAGTATGATGACATGGTGGCCGGCAGCTGCGGCTGTCACTGA